The following coding sequences are from one Pocillopora verrucosa isolate sample1 chromosome 5, ASM3666991v2, whole genome shotgun sequence window:
- the LOC131768594 gene encoding COX assembly mitochondrial protein homolog gives MATTKKESGQGEVSDKIAPWASGEHLRHVETEVIIPKILREKAKAKCDDLVQAFTQCAKGRTVSILWTCRKENQAMKDCLTSYYQDKELFEECRQEYLKKREDYQKDFAQSGKSANLMKKESTI, from the exons atggctaCTACCAAAAAAGAAAGTGGACAAGGTGAGGTCTCCGATAAAATCGCACCTTGGGCAAGCGGAGAACATTTGAGGCATGTAGAAACAGAAGTCATTATCCCGAAAATCTTAAGAGAGAAGGCAAAGGCTAAATGTGATGATCTCGTGCAAG cttttacGCAGTGTGCAAAAGGGAGAACTGTATCAATTTTATGGACTTGCCGCAAAGAGAATCAAGCGATGAAAGACTGTTTGACTAGCTA ctaCCAGGACAAAGAACTTTTTGAAGAATGTCGACAAGAGTACctgaagaaaagagaagattaTCAAAAGGACTTTGCTCAGTCTGGAAAGTCAGCAAatctgatgaaaaaagaatCAACAATATAA
- the LOC131768606 gene encoding COX assembly mitochondrial protein homolog, translated as MADELDVDDLKAWMYEKAKLQCSPLVKAFLECAQDRTISLAWTCRPEHKAMKQCMEGFYRKANFKKYKEEYLRTVKGK; from the exons atggcggacgAACTTGATGTTGATGACCTGAAAGCTTGGATGTACGAAAAAGCTAAATTGCAGTGCAGTCCCTTGGTAAAAG CCTTTCTAGAATGTGCACAGGACCGTACCATCTCTTTAGCTTGGACCTGTCGCCCAGAACACAAAGCCATGAAACAGTGTATGGAAGGATT CTATAGAAAAGCcaactttaaaaaatacaagGAAGAATATTTAAGAACAGTCAAGGGCAAGTAA
- the LOC131768581 gene encoding progestin and adipoQ receptor family member 4-like encodes MAKNGSINHLRYNHTKEKKISKAPILFKLESCPPWLQFNKYIWGSYRCNLSTRQCVDSLFYVHNETFNIYSHGIPCAFFVMLIPMTASAASLADPLWFFLHYFSCFAPFLASPIYHLFMCHQNGQDSYKHLLTLDVCGIWAINAFGALCGIRATFYCLPFWQFLSLTVYLVISLRCLYFIVIADNAKERFKPFAVFGVMRYFFAAVRLSFYYFNVTKSSVSAMPYYLSMDLLAFIGGALNVARIPERWFPGKCDIIGNSHQIMHVVTVLSVICLHIGSVRDFHWMSETLCM; translated from the exons ATGGCGAAAAACGGCTCTATAAATCATCTTAGATATAACCACAccaaagagaagaaaatatcTAAAGCGCCGATTCTATTTAAACTAGAATCTTGTCCTCCATGGCTGCAATTTAACAAATATATTTGGGGAAGTTATCGATGTAACTTATCAACGCGTCAATGCGTAGACAGCTTGTTTTACGTCCACAACGAAACGTTCAATATTTATTCGCACG GTATTCCCTGTGCATTTTTTGTGATGCTAATCCCCATGACAGCAAGTGCAGCAAGTCTGGCCGACCCACTGTGGTTTTTTCTTCACTATTTCTCCTGCTTTGCTCCATTCTTGGCTAGCcctatttatcatttatttatgtgTCATCAAAATGGACAGGATTCATACAAGCATCTACTCACTTTGGACGTCTGTGGTATCTGGGCAATTAATGCCTTTGGTGCTTTGTGTGGTATCCGTGCAACATTTTATTGCCTTCCATTTTGGCAGTTTTTGTCTCTTACAGTTTATTTGGTGATTTCCTTGAGGTGTCTATACTTTATTGTGATAGCTGACAATGCTAAAGAACGGTTCAAACCTTTTGCAGTATTTGGTGTGATGAGGTATTTCTTTGCCGCAGTTCGtctatcattttattattttaatgttacCAAAAGCAGCGTCAGTGCTATGCCGTATTATTTATCAATGGATTTATTAGCTTTTATTGGTGGAGCACTCAATGTTGCTAGAATACCTGAGAGATGGTTTCCAGGTAAATGTGATATCATTGGAAACAGTCATCAAATTATGCATGTGGTTACAGTACTAAGTGTTATTTGTTTACACATTGGATCAGTAAGAGACTTTCACTGGATGAGTGAAACTCTTTGTATGTGA